The genomic DNA TTCAGCCCTTTCCCTGGTCGATCTCCCGGGCTACGGGTATGCGAAGGTCCCGGAGAAGATCCGTAGGAGTTGGGGGCCCATGGTGGAGACCTATTTGGACAGGCGAAAAGAACTCAGGCTGGTAGTGCTCCTTCTCGATGCCAGACACGAACCCTCCAGGCTGGACATCCAACTGGCCGAATGGATGTACAAGCGGCGCATCCCCTTTCTCGCCGTGGCCACAAAACTCGACAAGGTCCCACCCTCAAGACGAATGGCTCATGTCCAAAGGATATCAGCCGGTCTCAGCCAGTACCACTGCCGGATCATTCCGTTTTCGGCCGTGACCGGAGAGGGGAAGACCGCGATCTGGGAACAGATCGCGCGGGCCT from Deltaproteobacteria bacterium includes the following:
- a CDS encoding YihA family ribosome biogenesis GTP-binding protein, which codes for MKIKDAVFVKSAAAPRDYPHHGLPEVAFAGRSNVGKSSLINRLVHRRTLAKTSSAPGKTRLLNFYLVNSALSLVDLPGYGYAKVPEKIRRSWGPMVETYLDRRKELRLVVLLLDARHEPSRLDIQLAEWMYKRRIPFLAVATKLDKVPPSRRMAHVQRISAGLSQYHCRIIPFSAVTGEGKTAIWEQIARACEPASQQDGRSP